One genomic window of Cyprinus carpio isolate SPL01 chromosome A23, ASM1834038v1, whole genome shotgun sequence includes the following:
- the LOC109048219 gene encoding calcium/calmodulin-dependent protein kinase II inhibitor 2-like yields MSEVLPYDESISHYGDDGDEEQLSLTCRLQNNSSNFFSTAQNKRAPKLGQIGRSKRVVIEDDRIDEVLNNTAEKSSAGV; encoded by the exons ATGTCAGAAGTACTGCCTTACGACGAGAGCATCTCTCATTATGGTGATGATGGAGATGAAGAGCAGCTATCCCTCACCTGTCGCCTGCAGAACAACAGCAGTAACTTCTTCAGTACTGCGCAGAACAAACGAGCTCCGAAACTCGGACAGATCGGACGGAGCAAGAGAG TTGTCATAGAAGACGACAGAATTGATGAAGTCCTGAACAACACGGCAGAGAAGTCATCGGCGGGAGTGTAG